A genomic region of Conger conger chromosome 6, fConCon1.1, whole genome shotgun sequence contains the following coding sequences:
- the gprin3b gene encoding G protein-regulated inducer of neurite outgrowth 3, with amino-acid sequence MESSSHTHLSFLPPSHPDSPGALLSKPGAAATVGGTPTLNVTAEETHEAQQGLGSRYKEAGTMTVSTEHRSTSKHSHHDAGVQAVAIVCSRSVGTSPGLTSQGGVLKLNGMATERQETLTVTCQRSSRSVPVYQITMDDSWSSQSGILSDACGQTVVSSQIHRESSLLTSKQICDHLPGPARQKGGQSNSQTTGVIHHSDPVLKPEGKGQGTTSKEAVDTTQKWLPLLQPVYQINIEPCGQSNMTSSASTCNKESLMLDSTCHHKSGTESGSSRQQGARGCFPGKADSNNVCQGSAETRSVMPPAVRPSPAQVDNLLPGALTVAESEKDQEEANPSLLNPAAEGKQVTGRLNEGLKQQAPKKQDGRACKAGQSEAGGKKKKKESERSQTNEEVRKEQSQSGSRGKAGKAKGIHDVVWDEQGMTWEVYGASADPESLGFAIQNHLQSKIKEQERLIKAQVERRRSEAPCSPAGKRTRRRQPKMFRSLMKNVRRPNCCARPPPSSVLE; translated from the coding sequence ATGGAGAGCAGCTCACATACTCACCTGTCCTTTCTGCCTCCCAGCCATCCCGACTCACCTGGCGCACTGCTCAGCAAACCGGGCGCTGCTGCGACGGTAGGTGGAACTCCAACCCTGAATGTCACAGCAGAGGAAACTCATGAAGCCCAACAGGGGCTCGGTTCAAGGTACAAGGAAGCTGGAACCATGACCGTCAGCACAGAGCATCGCTCGACTTCCAAACACAGCCACCATGATGCCGGGGTTCAGGCAGTCGCTATTGTCTGCAGCCGATCCGTCGGTACTAGCCCAGGCTTGACATCACAAGGTGGTGTACTCAAGCTTAATGGCATGGCAACGGAGAGGCAGGAAACTCTGACTGTTACCTGCCAGAGGAGCAGCAGGTCTGTACCCGTTTACCAGATCACCATGGATGACAGCTGGTCGAGCCAAAGTGGGATTCTTAGCGACGCATGCGGGCAGACTGTTGTCTCCTCACAGATCCATAGAGAATCCTCTCTTCTCACCAGCAAGCAGATCTGTGACCACTTACCAGGACCAGCGCGACAGAAAGGTGGCCAATCTAACAGTCAAACCACTGGCGTAATTCACCATTCAGACCCTGTGCTAAAACCAGAAGGTAAGGGACAGGGAACCACGTCTAAAGAGGCTGTAGACACGACACAAAAATGGCTTCCACTTTTACAACCCGTGTATCAGATCAATATTGAGCCCTGCGGCCAATCAAACATGACATCTAGTGCCAGCACCTGCAATAAAGAGTCACTAATGTTGGACTCGACGTGTCACCATAAATCTGGGACTGAGAGCGGAAGTAGCAGGCAGCAGGGTGCGAGAGGGTGTTTCCCTGGAAAAGCAGATTCTAACAATGTGTGCCAAGGCTCTGCGGAAACACGCTCGGTCATGCCTCCTGCGGTGAGGCCGTCCCCTGCCCAGGTAGACAACCTTTTGCCAGGAGCCCTGACTGTAGCAGAATCTGAGAAAGACCAGGAGGAAGCAAATCCTTCACTGTTAAACCCAGCAGCGGAGGGCAAACAGGTGACAGGAAGGCTAAACGAAGGACTTAAACAGCAGGCGCCCAAAAAACAAGATGGACGTGCCTGTAAAGCGGGTCAGAGTGAGGCTGgaggaaagaagaagaagaaggagtcGGAGCGGAGCCAAACTAATGAGGAAGTCAGGAAGGAGCAGTCACAATCTGGCTCCAGGGGAAAGGCTGGCAAAGCCAAGGGCATCCATGATGTGGTGTGGGACGAGCAGGGAATGACGTGGGAGGTGTACGGGGCCTCGGCTGACCCAGAGTCCTTGGGCTTCGCCATCCAGAACCACCTGCAGAGCAAGATCAAGGAGCAGGAGAGGCTGATCAAGGCCCAGGTCGAGCGGCGGAGGTCAGAGGCGCCTTGCTCTCCCGCGGGGAAGAGGACCAGGCGGCGGCAGCCCAAAATGTTCCGGTCCCTGATGAAAAACGTCCGAAGGCCCAACTGCTGCGCCcgccctcccccttcctccgtGTTGGAGTAA